One part of the Bacillus sp. FJAT-27916 genome encodes these proteins:
- the tpiA gene encoding triose-phosphate isomerase — protein sequence MRKPIIAGNWKMNKTLSEAISFVEEVKNVVPSNDAVDTVVCSPAPFLGQLVEATKGTNVAVGAQNMHFEENGAFTGEVSPVALADLGVQYVILGHSERREMFNETDESVNKKTLAAFKHNLTPIVCCGETLEEREAGKTKDLVADQIKKAFAGLTDEQAKQAVIAYEPIWAIGTGKSSTAQDADEVCGHIRQTVAESFNADVAAAVRIQYGGSVKPENIKEYLAEENIDGALVGGASLQPASFLGLLEAVSK from the coding sequence TTGCGTAAACCAATTATCGCTGGTAACTGGAAAATGAATAAAACTCTTTCTGAAGCGATCAGCTTCGTGGAAGAAGTTAAAAATGTTGTTCCTTCAAATGATGCAGTTGATACTGTTGTCTGCAGCCCGGCTCCATTCCTTGGTCAGCTTGTTGAAGCGACTAAAGGGACAAACGTTGCTGTAGGTGCACAAAACATGCACTTTGAAGAGAACGGTGCTTTCACAGGCGAAGTAAGCCCTGTTGCACTTGCAGACTTAGGCGTACAATACGTAATCCTAGGTCACTCTGAGCGCAGAGAAATGTTCAATGAAACAGACGAATCTGTTAACAAGAAAACATTGGCTGCGTTCAAACATAACCTAACGCCAATCGTTTGCTGCGGTGAAACGCTTGAAGAGCGTGAAGCAGGCAAAACAAAAGACTTGGTTGCAGACCAAATCAAAAAGGCGTTCGCTGGTCTTACAGACGAGCAAGCTAAACAAGCTGTTATCGCTTATGAGCCAATCTGGGCTATCGGCACAGGCAAATCTTCTACAGCACAAGATGCAGATGAAGTTTGCGGCCATATCCGTCAAACAGTTGCAGAAAGCTTCAACGCTGACGTTGCGGCTGCGGTTCGCATCCAATACGGCGGAAGCGTAAAACCTGAGAACATCAAAGAATATCTTGCAGAAGAGAACATTGATGGTGCATTAGTTGGCGGCGCAAGCCTTCAACCAGCTTCTTTCTTAGGTTTATTGGAGGCTGTTTCTAAATGA
- a CDS encoding tyrosine-type recombinase/integrase, with protein MRYDEFLLMDLLEEFIYDMRTQNYSKRTEETYFYNTRLLIEFLKDEKKVQSFDGLKVIHLKEFIHHLQEKGFKASYINAIIKSNRAYFNYLVKEEYISSSPMKKIKLLREEKVVIHTFTDEEVSRLLNVFTFKTYLEARNKLIIAFFIDTGIRLSELINLETNQIEDSVIKILGKGRKWRFVPISPQLKKLIFRYQRIRNKYFQRIETQYNNFFLSRSGKPLTTVMVEYVVREAGKKARVREQIRCSPHTFRHYAIQSFLRQGMDVYSVSKIAGHENISITNRYLQGLQTDHIIETASTKSPIGFVKRRR; from the coding sequence TTGCGTTATGACGAATTTTTGCTTATGGATCTTCTGGAAGAGTTCATTTATGATATGCGAACCCAGAACTACTCTAAACGAACTGAAGAGACATATTTCTATAACACAAGACTCTTAATTGAGTTTTTGAAAGATGAAAAAAAGGTTCAATCTTTTGATGGTCTTAAAGTAATTCACTTGAAAGAGTTCATTCATCACTTACAAGAAAAAGGCTTCAAAGCAAGTTATATAAACGCAATCATCAAGTCGAACAGAGCCTATTTCAATTATCTTGTCAAAGAGGAATATATCTCTTCAAGCCCAATGAAAAAGATTAAGCTCCTGAGAGAGGAAAAAGTAGTTATCCACACTTTCACAGATGAAGAGGTAAGCCGACTCTTGAATGTATTCACATTTAAAACCTATCTTGAAGCCAGAAATAAGCTCATTATTGCTTTCTTCATTGATACAGGGATAAGACTTAGCGAGTTGATTAACCTCGAAACGAATCAAATTGAGGATAGTGTAATCAAAATATTGGGGAAAGGTCGTAAGTGGAGGTTTGTCCCTATCAGCCCGCAATTAAAGAAGTTGATATTCCGTTATCAGCGAATACGGAATAAATATTTCCAAAGAATCGAGACCCAGTATAATAACTTTTTTCTAAGTAGGAGTGGGAAACCTCTCACAACTGTCATGGTGGAATATGTGGTAAGAGAAGCCGGAAAGAAGGCGAGAGTCAGAGAACAAATTAGGTGTAGTCCTCATACGTTCCGACACTATGCAATCCAATCTTTTCTGAGACAAGGTATGGATGTGTACAGTGTTTCAAAAATAGCGGGTCATGAAAATATATCTATCACAAATAGGTATCTTCAGGGACTCCAAACGGATCACATAATTGAGACGGCTTCAACAAAGAGTCCAATTGGTTTTGTAAAGAGGCGTAGATAA
- the eno gene encoding phosphopyruvate hydratase, translating to MPIIIDVYAREVLDSRGNPTVEVEIETESGAFGRALVPSGASTGEYEAVELRDGDKSRYLGKGVQKAVDNVNNIIAEEIIGMHVLDQAGIDKAMIELDGTENKGKLGANAILGVSMAAAIAAADFLNIPLYRYLGGFNTKQLPTPMMNIINGGSHADNNVDFQEFMIMPVGAPTFKEAIRMGAEVFHSLKNVLHGKGLNTAVGDEGGFAPNLGSNREALEVIIEAITKAGYEAGKDVYLAMDVASSEFFNKETKKYDLAGEGRTGLSSEDMVNFYEELINEFPIISIEDGLDENDWEGHKLLTERIGDRVQLVGDDLFVTNTKKLAEGIEKGIANSILIKVNQIGTLTETFDAIEMAKRAGYTAVVSHRSGETEDSTIADIAVATNAGQIKTGSMSRTDRIAKYNQLLRIEDELGDLAEYKGLASFYNLKK from the coding sequence ATGCCAATCATTATTGACGTATATGCACGCGAAGTCCTTGACTCCCGCGGTAACCCAACAGTTGAAGTAGAAATCGAAACAGAATCTGGCGCATTCGGACGCGCGTTAGTACCATCTGGTGCTTCTACTGGTGAATACGAAGCAGTTGAGCTTCGCGATGGCGACAAGAGCCGCTACCTTGGAAAAGGTGTTCAAAAAGCAGTTGACAATGTAAACAACATCATCGCTGAAGAAATCATCGGCATGCACGTTCTTGACCAAGCTGGCATCGATAAAGCAATGATCGAGCTTGACGGAACTGAAAACAAAGGTAAATTAGGTGCAAACGCAATCCTAGGCGTTTCCATGGCTGCTGCAATCGCTGCTGCTGACTTCCTAAACATTCCTTTATACCGTTACCTTGGCGGATTCAACACGAAACAGCTTCCAACTCCAATGATGAACATCATCAACGGTGGTTCTCACGCTGATAACAACGTTGACTTCCAAGAATTCATGATCATGCCTGTTGGAGCTCCTACTTTCAAAGAAGCTATCCGCATGGGTGCTGAAGTATTCCACAGCTTGAAAAACGTTCTTCACGGTAAAGGCTTGAACACTGCTGTAGGTGACGAAGGCGGATTTGCTCCAAACCTTGGTTCTAACCGTGAAGCTCTTGAAGTAATCATCGAAGCAATCACTAAAGCTGGCTACGAAGCTGGTAAAGACGTATACCTTGCAATGGACGTTGCATCTTCTGAGTTCTTCAACAAAGAAACGAAGAAATACGATCTAGCAGGCGAAGGCCGCACTGGTCTTTCTTCTGAAGACATGGTTAACTTCTATGAAGAATTAATCAACGAATTCCCAATCATCTCTATCGAAGATGGTTTAGACGAAAACGACTGGGAAGGTCACAAATTGCTAACTGAGCGCATCGGCGATCGCGTACAATTAGTAGGTGACGACTTGTTCGTAACTAACACTAAAAAGCTTGCTGAAGGTATCGAGAAAGGCATTGCTAACTCTATCCTTATCAAAGTTAACCAAATCGGTACATTGACTGAAACATTCGATGCAATCGAAATGGCTAAACGCGCTGGCTACACAGCTGTTGTATCTCACCGTTCTGGTGAAACAGAAGATTCCACAATCGCGGACATCGCTGTTGCAACAAACGCTGGCCAAATCAAAACTGGTTCTATGAGCCGTACAGACCGTATCGCGAAATACAACCAACTTCTTCGCATCGAAGACGAGCTTGGCGATTTAGCTGAATACAAAGGTCTTGCATCTTTCTACAACCTTAAAAAATAA
- the gpmI gene encoding 2,3-bisphosphoglycerate-independent phosphoglycerate mutase codes for MSKKPVALIILDGFGARDTEQGNAVAQAKKPNFDRFWAEFPHNYLTASGEAVGLPEGQMGNSEVGHLNIGAGRIVYQSLTRVNLAIREGEFEKNDTFLGAINHAKEHNTALHLMGLLSDGGVHSHIDHLFALLRLCAKENFKNVYVHGILDGRDVGPKTAEKYIRQTEEVFKETGVGQFATISGRYYSMDRDKRWDRVEKSYRSMTYGDGPAYSSAMEVVEDSYNNGIFDEFVLPSVITKEDGQPVAKIQDNDSVIFFNFRPDRAIQISNVFTNEDFRSFDRGPGFPKNLYFVCLTHFSETVQGYVAFKPTNLDNTLGEVLSQNNLKQLRIAETEKYPHVTFFMSGGREAEFPGEKRILINSPKVATYDLKPEMSAYEVTDALMKELEEDNHHAIILNFANPDMVGHSGMLEPTIKAVETVDECLGKIVDKILSMGGKAIITADHGNADEVITPDGHPMTAHTTNPVPVIVTDKDVELREGGILGDLAPTMLDLLHVQQPKEMTGKSLIKK; via the coding sequence ATGAGCAAAAAACCAGTTGCGTTAATCATCCTAGATGGTTTCGGAGCACGTGACACAGAACAAGGTAATGCTGTTGCACAAGCAAAGAAACCGAACTTTGACCGCTTTTGGGCAGAATTCCCACACAATTATTTAACGGCAAGCGGAGAAGCCGTTGGTCTTCCTGAAGGCCAAATGGGTAACTCTGAGGTTGGCCACTTAAACATTGGCGCCGGCCGTATTGTGTACCAAAGCTTAACACGTGTGAACTTAGCAATCCGTGAAGGCGAATTTGAAAAGAACGATACCTTCCTTGGTGCAATTAACCACGCGAAAGAGCATAACACAGCCCTTCACCTTATGGGCTTACTATCCGATGGCGGCGTACATAGCCACATCGACCATCTTTTCGCATTGCTTCGTCTTTGTGCAAAAGAAAACTTCAAAAACGTTTATGTACACGGCATTTTAGACGGCCGCGATGTCGGTCCTAAGACTGCTGAAAAATACATTAGACAAACAGAAGAAGTATTCAAGGAAACAGGCGTTGGTCAGTTTGCGACAATCTCTGGACGCTACTATTCCATGGACCGCGACAAACGCTGGGATCGTGTAGAGAAATCTTACCGTTCCATGACTTACGGAGATGGACCTGCTTACTCTTCTGCAATGGAAGTCGTAGAAGACTCCTATAACAATGGAATCTTTGACGAGTTCGTTCTTCCTTCTGTTATTACAAAGGAAGATGGACAGCCTGTGGCGAAAATTCAAGATAATGATTCCGTTATCTTCTTCAATTTCCGTCCAGACCGAGCTATCCAAATCTCAAACGTATTTACAAACGAGGACTTCCGTTCATTTGACCGTGGACCAGGATTCCCGAAAAACTTGTACTTCGTTTGCTTGACGCACTTCAGTGAAACGGTTCAAGGATATGTGGCATTCAAGCCGACAAACCTTGATAACACACTTGGTGAAGTGTTGTCTCAAAACAACTTGAAGCAATTGCGTATTGCTGAAACAGAGAAATACCCTCACGTAACGTTCTTTATGAGCGGCGGGCGTGAAGCGGAATTCCCTGGCGAAAAACGCATCTTGATCAATTCTCCAAAGGTTGCTACTTATGACCTTAAACCGGAAATGAGCGCGTATGAAGTAACAGACGCACTTATGAAGGAATTGGAAGAAGACAATCATCATGCCATCATCCTGAACTTTGCTAATCCAGACATGGTAGGTCACTCTGGTATGCTTGAGCCGACAATCAAAGCAGTTGAAACCGTTGATGAGTGCCTAGGCAAAATCGTGGATAAAATCTTGTCTATGGGCGGAAAAGCCATCATTACAGCTGACCACGGTAATGCGGATGAAGTCATCACTCCTGATGGCCACCCAATGACTGCTCATACAACAAACCCAGTTCCTGTTATCGTAACAGACAAAGACGTTGAACTTCGTGAGGGCGGTATTCTTGGAGACTTAGCTCCAACTATGCTTGATCTTCTTCACGTACAACAACCGAAAGAAATGACTGGAAAATCATTAATTAAGAAATAA
- a CDS encoding recombinase family protein — translation MEVGYIRVSTVGQDLATQESYMEYKGVKKVFGEKRSGSEMEERKALQECIDFVREGDILHVSKMDRLARNTKDALTVLEQLVDKNITVVFGDIGTVDNTPAGKLVFTMFSAFAEFERNRILERTNEGREKAKKKGVQFGQPKKTKLSPVVRHWIEEVEKGTISQPRAAEMAGVSLATFKRHLKKYREGEMK, via the coding sequence ATGGAAGTAGGATACATAAGAGTAAGTACAGTAGGTCAGGATTTAGCCACTCAAGAGAGCTATATGGAGTATAAGGGAGTTAAAAAGGTATTTGGAGAGAAACGTTCAGGATCAGAAATGGAGGAGAGAAAGGCTCTTCAAGAGTGTATTGACTTTGTAAGGGAAGGAGACATTCTTCACGTTTCCAAAATGGACAGACTAGCAAGAAACACTAAGGACGCTCTGACAGTCTTAGAGCAACTTGTGGATAAGAATATTACTGTGGTTTTTGGCGATATAGGAACTGTGGATAACACTCCCGCTGGTAAATTAGTCTTCACTATGTTCTCCGCTTTCGCCGAATTTGAGAGAAATAGAATATTAGAACGTACCAACGAAGGAAGAGAGAAAGCTAAGAAGAAGGGTGTTCAGTTTGGACAGCCGAAAAAGACGAAGCTCTCTCCAGTAGTACGCCATTGGATAGAAGAAGTAGAGAAAGGGACTATCTCACAGCCCCGAGCAGCTGAGATGGCTGGAGTGAGTTTAGCAACCTTTAAACGCCATCTGAAGAAATATCGAGAGGGAGAGATGAAATGA
- a CDS encoding ATP-dependent nuclease, with protein sequence MSSIRIKWIEIENYRSFGERKFISFPSEDYKKPVAIVGYNNAGKTNVLNAILYGITEKYVAKDTFTRDDFHNRDFNNIPSIVAEMETSVEKKVEKGKYANLTGFNFLNITLDGTEIESATMSPYKDANQRVRNYDAYGASKYFKIFYINFHEIKKEISTKKTSWGNLTSFLAKHIKSLVDSDKEMHKKKNTFNDSIKGSTEEILQDSQLNDFIKKIQLNYSKNLRDNNCNIEFGLPEYEDIFLEMMFKIGLNGDASNLVPIEQFGDGYISMFVMAVIQAIAETNDEDRCLFLFEEPESFLHENHQEYFYKVVLCGLAEKGHQVIYTTHSDKMVDIFDTQGLIRLEFDESKKQTEIKYNKSSDEFLSKIMATEEEGELLNKFRDYNNYIKIIEPNLNKIIFSRKVLLVEGPNDMMVYKEIIRKKVLDKTKNSSFADAYLNFNNIAILPHHGKITALVLVKLCKHLGLDFYLINDFDFSKDFTGKLYFANIDDLKGSDFYRNEIAHIEAFNLKGEALSDRTKKAMVTTNWKLINEANNDQIHFNIPKLEALIGYTKNDKDSNGIWEAISKLDTFDEKLVPNTLIEFLEIDKLKSIYEASQSDPLSLH encoded by the coding sequence ATGAGTAGTATTAGAATTAAATGGATTGAAATTGAAAACTATCGATCCTTTGGTGAAAGGAAGTTTATTTCATTCCCATCAGAAGACTACAAAAAGCCTGTTGCCATTGTAGGGTACAATAACGCCGGAAAGACCAATGTACTTAACGCTATACTATATGGAATAACTGAAAAATATGTCGCAAAAGATACTTTCACCAGAGACGATTTTCACAATAGAGATTTTAATAATATTCCAAGCATCGTTGCAGAAATGGAAACTAGTGTAGAAAAAAAGGTTGAAAAGGGTAAGTATGCAAATTTAACTGGGTTTAATTTTTTAAATATTACTTTAGATGGTACTGAAATAGAAAGTGCTACAATGAGTCCCTATAAAGACGCTAACCAAAGAGTAAGAAATTATGATGCATATGGAGCCTCAAAATACTTTAAGATTTTTTATATTAACTTTCACGAAATAAAAAAAGAAATCTCTACTAAAAAAACAAGTTGGGGCAATCTTACCTCATTTCTTGCTAAACATATAAAAAGTCTAGTCGACTCAGATAAAGAAATGCATAAGAAGAAAAATACATTTAATGATTCAATAAAGGGATCCACAGAGGAAATACTACAAGATTCACAACTAAATGATTTTATAAAAAAAATACAATTAAATTATTCAAAGAATCTTAGAGATAATAATTGCAATATTGAGTTTGGGTTACCAGAATATGAAGATATTTTCTTAGAAATGATGTTCAAGATTGGATTGAATGGTGATGCTTCTAATTTGGTACCAATAGAGCAATTTGGTGATGGTTATATATCAATGTTTGTAATGGCTGTAATTCAAGCAATTGCTGAAACTAACGATGAAGATAGATGCCTTTTTTTATTTGAAGAACCGGAGAGTTTTTTGCATGAAAATCATCAAGAATACTTCTATAAAGTTGTATTATGTGGATTGGCAGAGAAGGGACATCAGGTTATTTATACCACCCACTCCGATAAAATGGTCGATATTTTTGATACACAAGGTCTTATCAGATTAGAATTTGATGAAAGTAAAAAGCAAACGGAAATTAAATATAATAAATCTTCTGATGAGTTCCTATCAAAGATAATGGCGACCGAGGAAGAGGGAGAATTATTAAACAAATTTAGAGACTACAATAATTACATCAAGATAATCGAACCGAATTTAAATAAAATAATTTTCAGTAGAAAGGTATTACTTGTTGAAGGTCCAAATGACATGATGGTTTATAAAGAAATTATTAGAAAAAAAGTATTGGACAAAACAAAGAATTCTAGCTTCGCTGACGCCTACCTCAATTTCAATAATATCGCTATACTTCCGCATCATGGAAAAATCACTGCATTAGTTCTTGTTAAATTATGTAAACACTTAGGTCTAGATTTTTATCTAATTAATGATTTCGATTTTAGTAAGGATTTCACAGGGAAACTGTATTTTGCGAATATAGATGATTTAAAAGGTAGCGATTTTTACAGAAATGAAATTGCCCATATTGAAGCCTTTAACTTAAAAGGCGAAGCATTAAGTGACCGAACAAAAAAAGCTATGGTTACAACTAATTGGAAATTAATAAATGAGGCTAATAACGACCAAATTCATTTTAATATACCTAAATTAGAAGCCTTAATTGGTTATACAAAAAATGATAAGGATAGCAATGGTATCTGGGAGGCAATAAGCAAACTAGATACTTTTGATGAAAAATTAGTACCTAATACCTTAATTGAGTTTTTAGAAATAGATAAATTAAAATCCATTTATGAGGCTTCACAGTCTGATCCATTATCTCTTCATTGA